In Solanum lycopersicum chromosome 3, SLM_r2.1, the genomic stretch CTAATTAATCCACAAACCCAGAATAATCCCTTCTCAAGAACTTTCAGATACTTCCAAGGTAGTGCATAACTTGGTAAAACCGCGAATTTCAGCCCCAATTTAGCTATTCAATTCATTGAAGTTTGATTCTTTCACTACAAATTCCTACCTACTCTTACACTACAGAGGAAACAAATACTCCTATTTACCTGCAAATATCAAAGACAAAATAGAACAGAAGCAGCTGAGAATTCCAGAAAAAAGTAAGGCACATATAAACACAACTATGTCAGCTGAAGAAACAGAATCCAATCTTCATCATGAAGAACACAAAAACAGACTGGAGTATTCAAAATccaatttttctcattttatggTCACCAAAAACACCAAGgcaataagaaaaacaaaacccAAAATAGATTGCAGTACCCAAAATCTTATCTTTTTTCATACTTTGGGTCATCAAGAACacaaaagcaaaaagaaaacaaaaaatagacagtagaattcaaaatccaatctttttcatatttgagcAATCAAAAGATTAATTAAAGTTGAAAAAGGtggaaaaaaagaacaaagagtGCTAAAAGTAGAAAGATGAGAATATATACCTGATAAAAGCTCTGAATTAGTGTTTAGATATGTAACATGCTGGTCCTGATGAAACCTAATTCCATAATAATAGTATAACAGTTACTGGACTTGGCTATATTTTAGCATAGGAGTATTTCCTAAGTTTCCTTAATTCCATCACATTAAATTTAATAGTTTTTCTCTTTAGTCAATGCCCATAGATGAAACCTCTACAAATCTGCATATCACTAAACTTTAGCTGGTGGAGAAGACAGTCGGTGGAGAACTTTTCTACGGTCCAATAGGgcaaatatttatattgttcCATATAAACCAATAAAACATAACACAAGATTTCGAATAAAGtatttctttttgtatatttaaattGCAAAAGgacaagaaatttaatttttttcgaaagaaataaacatgattttttttgttttttcttgttaATCGCACTGTGTCAAAAATTAATAGTTCTTTGGGTGTACGTACTATTTTGCGTTACTTTGCTTTTGTTTGGCCACATAATTCTACGAGATTTGAGAAGATCAATATTAAGATAAAATCgtatttaaatttgttaataaattttatttaaatagtaaaatatctaaatatataataaaatatttttatccaaCATTTTCTATCTATAATAGATTTTGCGGTCCTGATTTTAACAGAAGAATCGATCAAAGAGTTCTCATATCGGGCAACGCATAAATATTCTGCCCAAAAGAGTGAAGGTAACACTTTTAACAGAGTTAAAAAAGTCATTCAACTATGTAggagtaattttttatttaaaatcggGGGTGTCTGGGCGGGGGCAGGACATTAGGCGATCGAACTTCgtaaaaaaggtgaaatattCAACTAACTAATTTACTAAGATTATCCCATAATACAACTAACGACCTGTTGATTCAGACAAACTAATACCAGTAGTAGAAGTATCAGGAACAAGAAgacaaacaaaacaacaatataaattaaacttGAGGCGACAAATTAGAGTAGCAATTTGGTAGAAGAATTAAGGGCATTTGTTTAAAAGCTAGCTATTTATAAACTATGGATCAATACATGTTTGTTGTACTCATGCTTATTAACATAATATAGGAATCCAAGAGCAGCCTAACCtccaaaagaaagagaaaaaacagAAAACCCAAAAAAGTTAAGATTTTTCCAATTGACTAACTATCTTTTGGTTATATACTCATATTATAAGAATCATTACAATTTAGTACCTAacttctcctcctcctcttaCTTTGATGAACATCATCTGATTGACTTGATCTGAAAGCACGCTTGTCTTGCTGCAAGATAAGCCTTGGCATGTTCTTCAAATAGTCTCTTAGATTTTCAGTTATCCCACCTAAACCAATGGATGTGAAGAAGTTGATAGCAAACCTCGTATTTTTGAGACTATCCTTTGGAAATATCGACTCGAATGCCTCTTGCATAGAGGGTTCACTAAGACGATCATTCAGTTTATTGATGCCAAGGTGCTCTGACAACTCCTGGAATAAGATTTTGATGAATATACGCGAAGAAGATGTTGTATCCTCTTCTGTCAATCTTAAATAAGCCAAAACATGCCAAGGCAATGCATCAGTACCTAGTAAATGAGCAAAAAACTTGGCCACATTACGCAGTTTATTAGTTTCAAGTCGATGGATCCTTGAGTATTGCTGCACGAATGATTTGTCAAAATTCTTCTGATAAACTTTGTTGATCATACATAACCGCTGCCCCAAAAGTGCATAGTAATGCAGAAAAGTCTTCTCCTGACTACAACATTCTAATAACATTATGCATAACTCCATCTCCTGACCAGGCTCTAGTCTGATTTTCATCAGCTTATGCCCTGCTTCTTCAAAATCAGCACTTGACATAATAGTTAAGTAAATCATCCTCCGAAGATTGATCAAGTTTGTCTCTGTCTCATCCTCAATTTTCCTCTCGTGCTCGCCCTCGCCCTCATCCTCATTCTCAGATTCTTCGTCTtgatcaccaccaccaccacctagAATCCTCTTGTGTAATTCTACATACTTATTTTCATTCTGGAACAAATTAAGCTCCGGCTTGAAAACATCTAATTCCATTTGCGGGTCTATCATGTCACCAAGAGAGATTTCATGTGTTATTTGATCTTCCTCCTCAACAAGGTCAAGTTCCAGAGGAACAGCTGGCGCAAAGTTATGTTTTCGCAATGCAAAAAGGTCTTCAATTAAGAACTGAACCCTTTCATCTACTTCCCCTTCATGAAGTATTCCTCGAAATCGCTCAAAAACACCGTGCAACCCTAAGGGACACAGATCCTGAAGCATCGAGCCACATTCCTTAACGAAATCAACAGCAACATCAACACTATCATCGGTAGGTTTATCGAGTAAAAGTGTAACTAATTCCAAAGCTATAAGTTCATCAACAACTTGCTGATTAACAAGATGAGCAATAAACTTTACAGTTGCTAACATCTGAggtttattattgtttttataagcTCTTTGCAATTGCAGAATCATCCTCTTACACAAAAGTTCACCAATTTGTGGGAATTTCGTGTTAATAACAGCGACCAATGCTGCGAAAACATCGGTGAAAATAGGAGAATTCAATTGTGATTTCATAATCGATCTGCAAAACAAGCCCCTACCACGGATTAAATTCTCCCCAAATAATTCGGGAATGATGTATTTTATGTTGGctttattgattttgttgagCACTCCATTGATGCTCTTTTTTAGAGCAATCCAATTCTTCTTTTGGTACTCTACCGTTTCTTCCATTGCACAAAAAGAAGAGAGATTtgcaaaataaaatttgtatcaaaAAGTGAGAGCATTTTATAATGGTTTGAGCGTTATAATTTCTAATTTGAATAGGTTTAGGAAATCCTTTTCCTATTTTGTACgggattagaaaaaaaaaagtgtcaattttttccttttttggcaacataccataaaattataattaaagatcattttcttttttttcaatatactataaaattaatttgatataattttaattaggactacaaagtttttattaatcaattttatttttttaactccatattaaattaaatatcttttaaaaataaaaggattGGGAGtatgttttatgaagtgttGGTTGTGTCTGTTATCTTCAGaatatttatatcttttaattttcaatcTTTAAAACAACGTGATCATGATCTCACTTTTGGGTTTGAACAATCCACTGAGtaattgtaaaagaaaattgacatttattcttcaatttattaAGCACTAGCTTCTTTCATCAATAATTATGTCAAATGAAATGAGTAATTCATTTTACACTAACGATCGTCTTTTTGATCAAATTCTTTTTTACCAATATATACTATGTATAGTATCAATGAGTTTGAGATCTTGAATATTTGCTCTGCCGGTACCCATTGAACTTGGCGGTTTCCCATTAAAGAAGAAGTCTGATGATGCTTTTGTAATTATTAGGGAAgttaaaagatgacaataaacCAAATGACGAATCTGAAAAAGATTTTGTTATATTAGAAGAAAAGAGTAAGATAACAATAGACCAACAGAAGAATTGGTCAAATAGCTCTCATATCGGGCAGTACAAAAGTATTCTGCCCAAAGGAGCAAATACATAcagaaaagtgaaaaaaaggTCATACAACTAATGACCTCTTAATTcagacaaaataataataataggatCAAGAAGAGCAACAAACAACAACTTTGTGGGTGATAAATTAGAGTGGCAATGTGGTAAAATAATTAAGGGCATTTTGGTCCTCCTTCTTTGGTCTTCCAGTTGTTGTAGCAAGGGCAAACGCCTTTGTTTCCATAGAAACCTGGAGGAACACATAGGCATGTCTTGCAGCACTTCTGGCAAAAGAACATGCATGGCTTGTGGTACTGTGTCTTGCTACATCTTCTTGTACATTGTGGCAGGCATTCTGTTGTGAAACAATTGGCTTTTTAAATTTGACCGGTCAAATATAGCGAAGCAAAGAAGAGGTGGTGGTTCTTGAAATTAGTTAAATTTGACAAAAACGGAGCTATTTCGAGCCTATTGTGGGGCAAAGCTTTAGCAGTTAGGGTAGGTTGCAGCTATAACAAGGTTTGGTAACTATGTAAATAACGATAACTTGGGAAAATTACTTTAGTGAAAAAGATAATAACAGAGTATTAATTTAagataaaaatgtaaataaagatgattgataaaattaatgttgtattaagaaatattagaaaaaacatgataaataaatttaaatggaCCAGGTATGAGAAATCAACAGTTCTCTACTTGTCCTTACTAGTACATAGAATATTTAATTGTTAAATACTCGAACATTCACCCAATAATCACTTAATTAATAACCGTAGTTTAGCATTTGTTAACTGTATTTAGGAGTTGGCTGAATTTTTTATTCTGAGAACAAATTTGTAAATATTCCACCCAGACAAAGATTCCTGACACTAATCAtctcaatattttaataatctTAGGCTTAAATTGAgctctttatttatttagttaaataaATGTAAAGATAAAGATAGGAAAAAACTTACGTGTTGGCTTCAAGCTCCCTGGACCATACCTTGACTGAAATAATAAGGAAATTTGTTAGAATAAAAGAAACAGAGTTACATGAAAATTGAATCTCCGTAGCTCAGttgattgattattttaacaagTGAGGGTTTCGATTCTccacattataattttttttccattttccgaaataattgagaaaaataaaacttacaCGATCAAGGTGGTACTGGGCATCAGCAGCTAGAGCAGTGGTTGCAACCATGGAAATGGCAATAAGAGCCAAAAGGAAAAACGAAACAAGCTTGGCCATTGCTGATTTTTGCTTGACAGAAAGCAAAAGAAAAGAGTAGAAAGAGAGGTGAGTGATTGATGAGAAGTGTTGAGGAGTTTGGACTATAAATAGACCCCCTTTGGgatcaatttattatttaagtaaAAGATTTGATCTGAATTTAGAGTAGTCTTCCTATTATGCCCCTTAATGGGGACATTTCTCACTTTATGTCAATGTGTTCTGTTTTTGTTTACTATATGGACTTTTAACTCTTTTCTTCAGCTTCTAACCCCACTTGTGGGTCAATAACTGTCATATACAGAGTAATCGATGGTAagtagttttttatttttaataaaaggttTCGATTTGAGTTTTCTAGGTATACGACCGTTTTTACTAGTTGGCACTTTAACTTGGAAAGTAAAATTTTTCGATATGAAATTTGTATCTAATTGAAGTTTGAATACTGGGGTGGAAAAAAAAACTGTCTTATGCCCTGCTTTACTAATATGTGACTTGCAATTGTAAGATTGTATCCCTTCAacaagtcaatattttcttataacGATAGTGTTTACGTCAATTTAAGCGCATATAAACTATCATGTACGGCATAAGCCATCATGTACCTCAGGAAGCGCAAGTTATTATGTGTTTGTTTTATCCATTATCGCCGTAAATATACCGACTTCTGCATTTTGGTTTCATACacaaactgttttttttttaaaaaaaaaaaatatttaatcaattttgcTGTTTTTTTTACTCCGGTCTCATCAAGTAACTCTCTATAGATATAAATGAATACTAGAAATGACACACTACATATATTTTCCCTCTTATGAGATCTGACCTCTAgttttgcttcattgatcgacTGACCATAACCCATAGTGTTCTTAATTCCAATAATATATGTTTACATAACTACAtcagttttttgttttttttttaaattaaaagggaTTATATTACTTATTAGAAGGTAAAGAAAGATGTTAGAGTagtatttattttc encodes the following:
- the LOC101259626 gene encoding uncharacterized protein — protein: MEETVEYQKKNWIALKKSINGVLNKINKANIKYIIPELFGENLIRGRGLFCRSIMKSQLNSPIFTDVFAALVAVINTKFPQIGELLCKRMILQLQRAYKNNNKPQMLATVKFIAHLVNQQVVDELIALELVTLLLDKPTDDSVDVAVDFVKECGSMLQDLCPLGLHGVFERFRGILHEGEVDERVQFLIEDLFALRKHNFAPAVPLELDLVEEEDQITHEISLGDMIDPQMELDVFKPELNLFQNENKYVELHKRILGGGGGDQDEESENEDEGEGEHERKIEDETETNLINLRRMIYLTIMSSADFEEAGHKLMKIRLEPGQEMELCIMLLECCSQEKTFLHYYALLGQRLCMINKVYQKNFDKSFVQQYSRIHRLETNKLRNVAKFFAHLLGTDALPWHVLAYLRLTEEDTTSSSRIFIKILFQELSEHLGINKLNDRLSEPSMQEAFESIFPKDSLKNTRFAINFFTSIGLGGITENLRDYLKNMPRLILQQDKRAFRSSQSDDVHQSKRRRRS
- the LOC101251077 gene encoding gibberellin-regulated protein 6 yields the protein MAKLVSFFLLALIAISMVATTALAADAQYHLDRSRYGPGSLKPTQCLPQCTRRCSKTQYHKPCMFFCQKCCKTCLCVPPGFYGNKGVCPCYNNWKTKEGGPKCP